The sequence CGTCGTTCAGCTCCGGCTCCACCTCCACCACCTCTAATTCGTGGTTCAGCACCCGCTCCACCTCCACCACCTCTAATTCGTGGTTCAGCTCCGGCTCCACCTCCACCACCTCTAGTTCGTGATTCTATACCCACACCACCTCCCGGTCGTATCCCAGCGCCTGCCCCTCCGCTACCTCCAGTAATTGGTTCAGCACCAACTCCACCTCCACTACCTCGTGGTCAAGGTGCAGGACCAGCTCCACCTCCTCTTCCTGGTGAAAAAATTTCCAATGCACCACCAGCTCCACTTCCATCTCCTGGAAGAGGAAGAGCCTTGTCATCTGCCAAAGGTCGAGGCTCCACTGGTACTTCGATTCCCCCTAAGAAAACTTCACTGAAGCCATTGCATTGGGTTAAAGTCACGCGGGCAATGCAAGGGAGTTTATGGGCTGATTCTCAGAAGCAGGAAAGTCAGTCAAGGTTGGTAGATATTAAATTGTCTTGGAGTATTCTAAAATATCTGAACTTCCCATCTGATGTTTGGTCACAGATTTCTTTCTTTATGCAATTACTGTATCTAAATCAATTATCATAGTTCAATCGCATATGCTGCATGTTCATTGTATTTTATTAACTCCTCATGTTACTGATGCTTATCATTAATCATCGGTAGGGCACCTGAAATTGATATTACAGAACTTGAGAGTCTTTTCTCGGTGGCTTCTGCTTCAGAAGGTCCTAATAAGAGTGGGGGCTCACGCGGTTCTAAAATCAGCAAGCCAGAAAAAGTGCAATTGGTCAGTGAAACATATCTATGCATCGATTATAATGTTTAAGTGACTCTACAGGTCTATAAAATCTGAGGGATTTAATACTTGATTACTTGAAGTGAGGCTAGTGTCATGTACACAACACTTTTCTCACATTAGAAACATTATTGTGAGATAGCTAGGTGTTGCAAAAATGTCATATTTGTGATTATGATGTTAGTATTTGTTGGTGTATTAATTTGTGTCCCACATTGGTGGGCTAAATAACCTGGGAGCCCTTTATATGAACAAGGGCAAACCTtccctcttgagctagcttttgaggtgagttaggttcaagtctcatttctaacatggtatcagagcccagGTTTCGACCCTGGCCCGGGTCCCACCGATATGTGTTGGACGACCCATAGTTGGCCTCACCCGTCCCATAATTGGACAACCCATTTAATTTGATCTCCACGTTTCAGTCGTTTGATTCCTGGACGTGCGAGGGGTGTGTTGGTATATTAATTTGTGTCCCACATTGGTGGACTAAATAACCTGGGAGCCCTTTATATGAACAAGGGCAAACCTCCCCTCTTACTTTTGAGGTGAATTAGGCTCAAGTCTCATTTCTAACAGTATTGATTAGTTCCTGTCGAATCTGTTTTTTCaactataaaatttaattattatttaagttaGTAGAATTTTCTAGTGTAGGCTTAACTTAGagcctttaattttttttaaaaaaaacaaccgTGCTAGGCGTGCATTATTGAACGAGCTTTGTGTTCCTAAGAACATAATCataaatatcacataaataagATTTTGAAATGAAATTCTTAACCTGCCCAAAAAAGGCAGGAAAAATTAAAGGACCCACTTAAAAAGCTTCATATTCCGAGAAACTCAAGGTTCTTTCCCACTTGTAAGGCTGCCCTCATGGGTTTTGGTCCTTTTTTTGGGCATATAATTTAATATTGGTGCTCCCATTGAGTGTTGCTGCGGTGGAGAAATGGCTGCTATGGGCTCCATGTTGATAATGTGGCACATGTTCACGTTGTAGACTAGATAAAGATGCATGTTCCAAATCCTTATAGGTTAGTAGAATCCATCTAGAGTGACTTCTTCTGGGAGTGGGGTCTCAAAGGGTAGTCAATGCATGATCAAACATCGACCCTACAAAAATTTGTAGAGTGATGTTCGAAAGGCTCTCCACTCTGAAAGTTTGTTATTTGGGTTTGTACTTGCCTTTTAGGCATATGGCCCAACAATTTATATATACGAAATTTGTTGAAGGGGATTCCGGTATTTTTTCAGAGAGATATGAGTATTGTCTAGTTCAAATCAAAAGcttatacaaacaacccttTGATTTTGAACTTTCAGTACTTCATATGGCCATTGCATGATTTCTTTGTGTCTGCTTCCTTTTGCAGTCAGTTTAAAAGTTAGTTTCCTGGCTGGTACCATGAAATGTTTTCGTATCATATCATCGCATGCTTATTACAATATTGCAAAATGTTTTAGCTGCATCCAAATGAAGAGGATCAAATTAAAAAGAATCTATCTAAATGATGTGCAAGTTGTGAAAATTGCCTTATTGTGTTAATTTGGTATGCTAATCAACTGATATGTTAATATCTTAAAAATCTTTAGTTTATCATTATAAAATGATAGCTGTTTATTATAAGTTTTTACCTGTCAGAGAATGAATGGAAAGTATTTTCATGTGAAATTAGTTCCTTATTACTGCTATTTCTTGTCCCATGTCAGGTTGATTTGCGTAGAGCCTATAATTGTGAGATTATGCTCACTAAAGTTAAGATTCCCCTGCCAGATATGATTGTAAGTGTTCGACTGCATTTGGAACTCGAACTCAAATTTAGAGTGATAATGGTGTTGCAATTACTTTATTTGGGTTATCCATCCACTAGTTTTGGaaaaagataatttttttaatgatactgtttaatttaaaaaacaataaaaaatcaaGTGATTAGTGCTTAAGTCATTGAATTGCTGGTTGTGTGAAGGCCTTTTGGATAGCCCTCCAGTCAAAGAAGAAAAATGATAGCACAAAGGCTGAATTATTTGAATGGATCAGCACTTTTGCTTTTCAGGACCAACAAATTTTCAATTGCCTGACAGGATTTTCTTATTTACATTGAAATGCATTCCTCTCATTGCTTTTAGCTAAAATAACTTCACACTGCTTTTCATTGCATATTAGAATGCCATTCTGGCTTTGGATTCTTCTGTTCTGGACATTGATCAAGTTGAGAATCTTATAAAATTTTGTCCTACCAAAGATGAAATGGAGACACTGAAGGTATTTTTCTCTGCCTCTCTATTTGCGAAAGTGTATGCTGTGTCATCCTTCTCCAGTCCAATCAGGCTTACTTATTTTTGGATATGAACTCTCCTCTCTATTCCTCAATAGATATATTCCCTGAAATCCAAGGTTCACATGTCTCAAAGTTCTTTTTTAGCAAGTATTCTTTGTCATTGTAAGTGTATGAACTATGAAAGGAAGTCGCGTCAGTGCAGGGTAATTCATGGCCTGAGATCAGCCCAAAACATGTTGGATTGGGCCTTTTTTCCCAGTTcctgaatcaatgtttgatttagtttgaTAATCTTTTTCATAGTTAGAAAAAAGAACAAATTTGAAATTATTAGAGTTCAACTTCATTCCTACAATGCTTTTGCCATGgataaagaattaaaagaatagcCTTTCCATGAGCTAACATAATACTCTTCTATGTAATTATCTTAGACAAGTTTAACTAGACTATGAAATGTTAGTAGCTAGGAGAAACAGAGTATTGGTTCACATTGCTTCTACCTGTTACATTTTGCATGCTTATTTTTTGGAGAAGCTAGCAGAACTGGTCACATATAATGGTTAAAACCTTTTTGCAATTTATTTTGAAGCTCAAAAGTGTTTTGTCAACTTTACTACAATATTCAGAAGTGCACTTGAGGTCTCATGGCTTAAACTTTTCAAGTTTATGATGTCAGCATGTCCTTTTTTGGGCTATTTTCATTCTCTTGTATTTTTCCATGTTCAATTCCGTGGTTCTGTTTCCTCATTAACTTCATATGTTTCAGAATTACAACGGAGACAAAAATATGCTTGGGAAGTGTGAGCAGGTCTTTTGGAATTTTGTCGATTAATCATGTTAACTGTATACCATTATTATTCCAATTACTCAGTGTTTGTAGGCCTGTGACACTAAATTTTCAGTTTTTCCAAGAACTAATGAAAGTCCCCCGAGTGGAATCCAAATTAAGAGTATTTGCCTTTACAATTACTTTTTCTAGCCAGGTATTTGGATactttttaaattaataatgccGTGGCGTAGATTGCTTATTATAGTGTTTGTGTAACTAGATTTCTTCTTCAGGTGGAGGATTTAAAACTTAACCTTAACATTATCAATGATGCTTCTAAAGAGGTATTTTTCATATTTAGTTGAACATTTTCATCTTTGATGCCCACTGGTCAACAAGGTCTCTCATGTTTGTTGGATGATGTCAGGTGAAGGAGTCCTTGAAGTTACGTCAGATTATGCAAACAATTCTTACTTTGGGAAATGCATTGAATCAGGGTACTGCACGAGGTATTAACTCCTAGAAATCATTCAATCAACCTTCTTAATCAACTACATTGTTTTATTTGATGGTAAGATTATTCCATAGTCACACTTTCTTTACTTGCGTTGCAGGATCTGCTGTGGGATTCAAGTTGGATAGTCTTCTTAAACTTTCTGATACACGTGCAAGAAACAATAAAATGACCTTAATGCATTACCTCTGTAAGGTATAGTGATATTTGATAGCCTCTGAAACTTAGTTATGTAACTTCTACTGTTGTCGCTAGGGAATATATCTGAATAAGTAATGCTTAATGTGGAATGAAATAACGAAAATAAGCTAGTTGCCATTAGCTGAAAAATAGATACCAAGTGAGGAACGAGAAAATAACATGACATTTCTTTCCAGAATTTGCCTTGATTTGTGAATGCTTCCAACCATTTGTTATTTAGTTAAATTGTCTTGCATCCAATGTTTAAATATCATGATTTTGTTTACAAATTGTGATTTACTTTTGCTTGTGAGTTCTCACTTGTGTTATGTGTATTATATACTTAACCATGTTATTCACTTGTTCTGAGTCTTACTCCTTTGGTCCCCAAAAATTGATCCTAAAATGCATAAGAAGCAAGGATATTAATCTCTTTCtttatcccccccccccccccctcctccTTTACAGCGATTCATCATGTAAGTCTTCTCTCTAAAGTAATTAAATTGATGTCTTAAACTCTTGTTTCGCTTAGATTATTTCTGAGAAACTGCCGGAGTTGCTAGATTTCACCAAGGATGTTGTACATTTGGAACCTGCCTCCAAGGTTTGTGTAATATATTGTGATTAGGATTGTCCTTAGCAATGTTGAAGAGGGGCATATCGTTGGAGTTCTCACTTGTTCATCCTCGTGTCTCTGCATTAGATACAACTAAAGTCCTTGGCTGAAGAAATGCAAGCAGTTAGCAAAGGACTGGAGAAGGTTGAGCAGGAACTCACTGCATCTGAGAATGATGGTTCTGTATCCTTGGGCTTTCGACAGGTATTGAAATATTAAGCATTGCAATGTGAAATTTATAGGAGGTTTGAGATTgtagaaattttattttactcGTAAAACTCACAATTTTAATCCATCTATTTTGTACATGTGAagtcatgaaaatattttgcttCATTTATATTAATGTTACTTGCATGATTGCAAGCAGTtagcaaaaaaaaaacttattctGTTTAGTCGCTCCTTATTTAACTGAAATACCCTGGTTGGGCATGGTAAAGGAACTAAACGGTGTATTATTTGTTCTTCTCTTGTTCTTTAAATCAGTATATTTGTTCGAGAAACATTGAATGGCTTTCTGGATTTGACTAAATTTTGCATGGAGTTGAAATGAGGCAGGGTATGATAAGTGAAACTCAATATTACGACTTCAGTAACCTGATCCTTCTTATCATCTGATGTCAACCTAGGCTTTTTGTGAACATATAGGTGCTAGAGAAAATGtcaattaaaaacatttaacTGAACTTGAATTTCCAGGTCTTGAAATGCTTCCTTGATATCGCTGAGGCCGAAGTGAGGTCACTTATCACCCTGTACTCCGAAGTGGTAAGCTAGATTGTTCATTCTTCAGGCTTCTTGGTTTCTATTCTATAGTCAGAAGGCAGTATGACTTTTTGGTCTGTCTTCACTATGTAGGGAAGAAATGCAGATTCACTGTCGCAGTATTTTGGGGAAGATCCGGCAAGATGCCCATTTGAGCAAGGTTTTGTGGAATTTGTTTTTATCTTGTACTTTAGTTGTCTTAGTTCTGAGACAGATTGTACTTTCCCACCTTATTTGTTATCCATGTTCCTATCAGATCTCATAAACAGACAGATTGTACTTTTCCATTCCTTATTTGTTATCCAGGTTCCTATCAGATCTCGTAAACATTGTATCACTTCCAAGGATTAATAGGTTGAAAGAAACATTACCTTCTTACTTTTAACATTAACTACATCAAGTTCATTTTGCTTGGGTTAACTAGTAGATTATGATTGACTTTTAACATTAACTACATCAAGTTCATTTTGCTTGGGTTAACTAGTAGATTATGGTTgatatagttttttttattgcaaGTTGTCTTTTCTTTCAAAAGTATCAAGTTTCTTTCGGTTTCATGTGCGCAGTGACTCAAATTTTGGTTGTTTTCACTAAGATGTTCTCTAAGGCCTATGAGGAAAATGAGAAACAAGCTGATGCTGAAAAAAGAAAATTGGAAAAGGAAGCTCTGAAGGAGCAAGCAGCAGCCAACACACCAGCAAGGAATGATGGTGTGGATGATCTTCGCGCAAAACTCAATTCTCGCAATCAGAAACAAGCTTCGTAGACGACTTTACCAATGAAAAACGGTGCTTCTAGGGGCTAATGCAGGCAGGCTCCAAAATCCCTGCTATGTTTGGTCAATTATGTTGACAGTTGTTCAGTCTTGATGGGGAACTCCACAGTCAAATTCATCCAGCCACGTGTTCTACATGTTTTCTTCACCTTCTTCTCGTATGCTTTTTGATTTATTacaaaatttatgacctgtaCAGAGTTTACAGACTCTATTCTATGACCTGCTGAGGAGAAAGGAGGAATTTTTGCCTTTATTTCATCATAAATAAGAAATATTCCTTGTATTGAACTTGGGGGTACATGTCATCTCTCCATAACAACTTTTAGGTTTTTATTGAAAACTCCAACCCGAGCCCTCAGATCTCTCAGGAGACACAGAAAACTGATCTGCAGTCTTAAAAACTTGGTATGTCATTTAGCTGATTGATTACTGTCCTTTTAGTTTCAAATATATCTAATATAAATTTGTATCCTTTAGAGTGATCGGTCCTGCACTGTATATATTTCTTTACCTTTTCTGAGCAGCCATCTTAGCACTGGTAGTGGGTTGCTCTAATCTCTTTTGAAgggttaatttattttttgagaaattttgcataaaatttggtttttatttttatatatgttttatttgaagGATGGGTGGCGCAGTACAACGGTAGCACTGAATGGATACTGGGACTTTGGCGCACAAGAATTGAAGAGCTTTGAGACTGGAAGAGTGCTTCATGTTGTAGATAATTTACAAAATGCTGTAAATTTAATACATAAATGATTTTTCATCTTTACGTATAGAAAGTGAAAAGTCGGGGATAAACGTAATGGTTTTGAAATGGTTGTGAAGCCATTAATGAATTTCCAAAATGATAAACTTAAATTGGAATGGCGTACTCTAGCGATGGACTAAAGTAGCGACGATGCCTAAAACTTGACGTGGTCTGCATTTCTTGAATTTTACGTATCTCAACCGGAAGTATGGTTTCGCGATATTTTTATATCCATTTGTGGCCGAGACATTTTCCAAGAAGATACGTTATTGCATCATGTCAattttttctgattttttttaaaaaatatacggGATATGATTCTATGATATTAAAATTGACTTGATTTCGAGCAGATTAgttacaaattaaaaaaatgagtTGAATATAGCCCCGTCTTTGTCTCGAAAATTCATGAAATTATGTAtaatttcgaaaaaaaaaactaaatagcaagaaattgatttaaaaaaagtGAGAAACCCAAAGTTTTATATCGGGGAAGGGAGATGAGGCAAGGATAACTGGATAATCAatcaataaatctaataatatttatattttaaaaaatttaaaataaatcctATGTCCGGTTGAATCAAGACGATAAAAATCTTTTTGGAACCGCGAACACTCGGTCACCTCTCGTAGGAACTGGATGAAGAAAACAAAAAAGGCATCACACCTTAAAGTCCACAACACAAAAGACACCCAAAAGACCAAAACCCCAAAATAACACAAAAAGTTGCCCCCAGAAATCCTGAGCCAAGCCAGAGAATAATGGCTGCCCAATACCAACAACAAGAAAACCATGAACACCAAAATCACAACCAAGAACCACCGCTCAGTGATCATCAGCATTATGTGAAGCTGTTGTCCTCATATTTAGGCCTCAGTTTCGCAATTTTTCTCGGGTCCTTGCCTAAAAACTTCATCTCTTTGCTCTCTACACTCCAAGAAAATAATAAAGCTCTCACCTTTGAGCTCATGCAAGCTGAAGAGCAGCTGAGGCAACTTCTCTCAAGAAGGAAAGAGGACTCAAAGGCAAATGCAAGAGTTGTTGAAATCTTTGCCAGCCACAGACACGCATGGCAACAGGAAGAGAAGAGGCTGTTGCATCAGATCGATGAGGGCTGTGAAGAAATAGCGTTCTTGAAGGGTAAAATTGAAGAGTTTGAAAGTGTGAGGGCTGAATTGGAGGGTAATGTTCAAGATTTGAGAAGGGAAGTCAGTGAGAGAGATGAAATGCTGAATTTTGTGAGCAGAAGTAACTTTGAGGTAGAGGGTAGTGGTGGAGATGGCTATAGTGACATGGAGGTGAGGTATGGGAAAGATGGGGTGTCAGAAGGGGTTGAGTTTGGGGTACAAGAGTGTTTTTTGGGAGCTGGGTTGGATGAAACGGGGTCTGTTTATGGGCAGAGTACGAGAGCCTTTAGTTCAGATTTCTTGAATTCCGCAGCTTCAAAATTCTGGTCTGAAAAAGCAAGTCCCTGGCAGGTAAGATAAATGTAATTTATTCCTGTGGTTTCTTTCGAATCGTGGTGGAGTTGTGACTATAAGGTATTAAGTTTGTTCCTTACATATGATATGGGAAATAACTTTGACGCAGAAACATTGATTCTTTGGTCATAGGGGACTGAAATTCTGTCTACAAGATTTCAAACATTGAGGAATTTGACTTCCTTACTTGTTAATATAACAATTTTGCCCTTCTGGGTTCTCCTTTTGAGGTCTCTGGGGAACTTGATTAGGCTGATGCACAAAGTTAGAAGCTTTTTCTACTTCGTTTTATCTTCTTCTCATTCTTTTGTGGTTCGCTGGTTGCTTTAAGATTGTGAATGGTTCATTTATCTTGAAAGATTGTGAGTCTTGGTAGTTTTAATAGGAGTCGACTTAAATTTTGTGTTTGAACTCATCATCATTATCTTGTGTGCTGAAAATTAAACGGCGTCTGAACGATGTTCTTGTTCTTGAACTGGTTCTTGATGGGAAAACTTAATTTTTGAAAGACCAAGTTTGGATTTTTGACAATTTGGCTTAACTGGCGGGCAAGTTCAAATTGTAATTGTTTGCTGATCTTATACTCTGGTGTTTACTTGTGTTTATTTGGATTGCGCAAAGTTTTACCATCTTTGTCCGGCCTCTTGTCCTCAAGTTGTGAAATCTTTGTCTCGACTCACTTTTTCTAAATATGATGATCAAGAGTTTGcttttctattatttttttatttgaatggtTCAATCATTTGGACAACCAATTTTTGTAAACAGAGTCATTAATGGAATTCTTCTTGCATATTTTCACTCCAACCATACTTCTGCTTTTGTGGAGCCTGACACCTTATCTTCTGTCCACTAACTTCTCATGCATTGTTGCCTCTCACTACTGGAAACCAATGCCGTTGCAATGAGAGCACTTGATTATTTGGTTGAAAATTTGCTGTCACATGGAACTATTTTCGTGATTAGCCTTTTATAATTCAAAATATCTCATATTTTCAATTGATAGATGCCTTTTTCTTATTATATGCATTTGCAGTTTTTCCATCGTTCTTTCTCATGAAAATGCATGTGAttactcttttaaaaaaatgcacGTAATTACCCCTTGCCACTGGATTTTTTCGATGAATTTCGTCTCTGGAGAAAGATGAATTATTGACATGTGTTATTGGTCTTTGTTTGAATTGTGAAAGATGTATCCAGATTGCTTCTTGACTGATAGTAAATGACTACATCAATCTAAAATGATTGAATATTTTCACATATGGCTTCCCTTTTGTGATTATCCCCCCTCACGGCTCTATCGTTTATAAAGAAGCCAATTTGTTGAAATTCAaagtgagttcttgctgatattTATGTTTTATGTCAAAAAGATTTGGTTAATTTTGCTGATTCTGGATGTTACGTATGCAGGATATGCATTATGAATCCATTGAATCACAGTACAATATGAAGCATTTTGTGGCTAGGTAAAACTTCTACTATTtatgacatttttggaaattttgatgCTATAAGCATGTAACAAATGTGAAAGCCATACCATCTTTTGGTTCAGAAGAGACTCTCCTTGGAAGGTTGATGCCGACTCTACTGGAGTTTCCTCTAAACTAAAATTACTCGAGCAAGAACTGCTAAATTTGGAAAGAATCGGCAAGACAGATCTATCAAAGATGCCATCTCAAATGCGGAAGCAGGCCAAGAGGTATCAAGCATTAGCAGGAAAAATTGATGATCTGTGCAGGAAAATGGTAATTTAAATAACACGCATATTTATGTGGCATTTATCAACTAGTGAACCAAATAAACTGGGATAATAGTAGTTCTAAACTTGTGCCTCATTTAGCTTGCGTTTTGTATATAAATTGGCACCTCGATcagtgttattattattattatatatatatatatatgaggcCTTATTTTTACAGCAAGCTAGTGATCCCTGCGAGCCCACCATCAGTTCAGACTTCCGTACAGAGAGACAAACAGAGTTTTTACTCGAAGCATTTCGACTACAGCAACGTGCGTCTGAAACTAATCAGAAACTGATGGCTTTACAAACTGAAGCTGGAAAGTCCTATCATGGCGAGGAATTCGAAGGCCAGGCTAAACTAGCCACGATGCGAGCCCTGGGCTCTATCAGAAACAACTTCAAAGAAATCCAGAGAAATTTAGAGATATGGCTGGCCAGAATAATCGGAGATCTTGAAGGCATTTTGTCCAGAGACGGTACTTCCCGTGTAAGAGAGTACTACATCTCTAGGTACCCTTTTGTTCGATAACaatgatttttcaagaaaaaGTATAGTCACTTTCGGTGATCAATGAACCATAAGTGGTTGAAACGGTCCTCGCCAGATTAATGCACACGTGGTCCTGAAAAAAACAGTTGCCAAAGGGTATGGTTGAATCAAACTGTTTTTAAATTCAAGGGGCCAGGCAAGAATTTCAGTACACCATAAATTTTGTGGAGTTTTCAAGAGAAAAAGAGTAGATTGTCAGTGTATATCAATGGCGTTTTGTGTAATATTTGTTGATTGTAGCACTTATGGTTTTCGATCGAATGAAAACCGATGCATAAAGAACAGTGGTCCTCTGAGGATAGCAGTTTTTTTCTTACAAATCTATGCTGCTGCTAGATCATATTAGGGACCAGGAGATGAGAACTTGTTCTTTGGGATTATGTACAACTGTTTCATTAAATGAATTTCCAGAAAATTCTGTGTTTCGGATCAAAATATTTAGCTTAGTTAGTTCCCTTGGTTTTATTTAGCGTCTTGTAATATGGTGACAGATCCTGTTTCTGTACATAAATTCATGTTCTTGTAATAGCCAGCAGCACAAGAAGGGACTGagaaattttatgtttttttgtcCCTCTTTAACATTCATTCAGTTCATCATGTTTGGTTTGATTTTGGGGATATGTTTCCATTTTAACAACTCATTTCACAATTTAGATCCAATTCAATTTTCTATTGatcttaaaatatatatgtacattATAAAATTGTGTTTTGAGTCttttgaccaagaaaaacatatATTTCTAAATGTGAAAAACATCCCACAAATCAACTGTTGTGAAATATGCTTACTTGGCGTAAAACTAGACATTTACTTTagaaaataaaactaaataattatcATGTGATTCGTTTTTGAAACAAcgttttgatatttattcaACTCACGCGTGCTATGATATAATTTTTCCTTCTTTAACTTTAGAAATTGGTATATATTATCTAATAAGTAAAGCGTAATAAGAATTCCACCAACAATAGGAATCAAGTGTCGCAAAAAGTTTATGGCTCCAAAAGCAAATATGAcacaaaaattacaaaatcaagCACGCGTGTGTTGAATCATGAATGTCTCTTATTGTCTCCTAGTGGTGACTGTTCCGGCCAATATAGACACATTTTAAACGACTCTAGCATTATTTGATTCTTAATTTTCATTATAATATATTACAATAAAGAATTAGTGAAATTATGTCATTTTATTatgttaaaataattatatttcagAATGAAATCAACTAATGAATAAAAATACttatgttcttttttttttgaagcaaaATACTTATGTTCTTTTAAAAAGTGATACAAAAACATTTCGTTTATATTATTCTCAACTATTAATTCTGTCAGTgagataataataaaaataaaaaaataaaagcaaatcaAAGTTACAATGCTTCGAGCAAAATTTAACTATTTAGATTTTAGATGACACAAACCAAAATAAAGACTAATTTATTGGACGGATTTGGTTGTTTTCCctcattaaaaaattaaatgaaaattttcatatacCATAATGCGCTAACTATGTGcactattttttgcaaaaaaatataaatagaacCTCATACTATGTTCGCTTTGAAAAAATTCTTGGTAACCATGTGAAAATATTCGGTACTAATGATTAAGTTCCGCTGGTATATTTTTATTACATGACTTGGGATCATTAGTTGTATGTTATAAATACTTTGTCCAAAAAATGAAAACGAATGGTAAaagtaataaatataataaattaacgTTTTGCGCATTTTCATAAATGTataatatcaaatttgatataaattttgccAAAACAGGCTAAAAGCTGTATATATATGCCTAATAAGTTAAGTGTTTTATAACAAAAATTTACATGCCTATTAAGTTTATAATAATATCCTACCACGCAATAAGGACGGTGTTTTGGTATTATTTCTATATTGTCTTATTTAATCATTC is a genomic window of Henckelia pumila isolate YLH828 unplaced genomic scaffold, ASM3356847v2 CTG_477:::fragment_3, whole genome shotgun sequence containing:
- the LOC140872867 gene encoding uncharacterized protein isoform X2, which gives rise to MAAQYQQQENHEHQNHNQEPPLSDHQHYVKLLSSYLGLSFAIFLGSLPKNFISLLSTLQENNKALTFELMQAEEQLRQLLSRRKEDSKANARVVEIFASHRHAWQQEEKRLLHQIDEGCEEIAFLKGKIEEFESVRAELEGNVQDLRREVSERDEMLNFVSRSNFEVEGSGGDGYSDMEVRYGKDGVSEGVEFGVQECFLGAGLDETGSVYGQSTRAFSSDFLNSAASKFWSEKASPWQDMHYESIESQYNMKHFVARDSPWKVDADSTGVSSKLKLLEQELLNLERIGKTDLSKMPSQMRKQAKRYQALAGKIDDLCRKMQASDPCEPTISSDFRTERQTEFLLEAFRLQQRASETNQKLMALQTEAGKSYHGEEFEGQAKLATMRALGSIRNNFKEIQRNLEIWLARIIGDLEGILSRDGTSRVREYYISRYPFVR
- the LOC140872867 gene encoding uncharacterized protein isoform X1, translated to MAAQYQQQENHEHQNHNQEPPLSDHQHYVKLLSSYLGLSFAIFLGSLPKNFISLLSTLQENNKALTFELMQAEEQLRQLLSRRKEDSKANARVVEIFASHRHAWQQEEKRLLHQIDEGCEEIAFLKGKIEEFESVRAELEGNVQDLRREVSERDEMLNFVSRSNFEVEGSGGDGYSDMEVRYGKDGVSEGVEFGVQECFLGAGLDETGSVYGQSTRAFSSDFLNSAASKFWSEKASPWQDMHYESIESQYNMKHFVARRDSPWKVDADSTGVSSKLKLLEQELLNLERIGKTDLSKMPSQMRKQAKRYQALAGKIDDLCRKMQASDPCEPTISSDFRTERQTEFLLEAFRLQQRASETNQKLMALQTEAGKSYHGEEFEGQAKLATMRALGSIRNNFKEIQRNLEIWLARIIGDLEGILSRDGTSRVREYYISRYPFVR